GAAGATGATGTTATCAATACCCAGAACGATTTCCATGAACGTGAGCGTGAGCAGGCTCACCCAGGTATTGGCACTGGAGAAGACGGAGAAGTCGAAATTCATTCTTTTTCAATTTTTAATTATGAATGCAGAAGTATGAATGGCCCCATAGTGTCGTTGGGCGCCGTTCACCCATTCATCATTTATAACTCAGCATTCATAATTACCAGGCTTAGCTCTTCATGTTTACAAACTGCAGGGGCTGGCCGATATCAGTGCGGCGCAGCAGGGCAATTACGGCCTGCAGGTCGTCAATCTTCTTGGCCGATACGCGCACCTGGTCGTCCTGCATCTGGGCCTCCACTTTCAGCTTGGCGTCTTTGATGGCTTTGATGATTTTGCGGCCGGCATCCTTATCTACCCCGGCCCGCACCTTTATGGTTTTCTTCACCAGGGCCCCGCTGGGCAGCTCCTCGGCCGTAAAATCCAGGGCCGTGCCATCAATACCCTGCTTCACGATGCGCGTGAGCAGGATGTCTTCCAGGGCTTTGATGCGCATGGAGTTTTCAGAGCTGAGCTGAATGGTATTGTTTTTTTTATCGAGCTCCATGCCGCCTTTGGTGTCGCGCAGGTCGTAGCGGGTCTGG
The Hymenobacter sp. DG25B genome window above contains:
- a CDS encoding YajQ family cyclic di-GMP-binding protein, with translation MASFDIVSKVDPQTLENAVNTAKKELQTRYDLRDTKGGMELDKKNNTIQLSSENSMRIKALEDILLTRIVKQGIDGTALDFTAEELPSGALVKKTIKVRAGVDKDAGRKIIKAIKDAKLKVEAQMQDDQVRVSAKKIDDLQAVIALLRRTDIGQPLQFVNMKS